A DNA window from Sulfitobacter noctilucicola contains the following coding sequences:
- a CDS encoding ABC transporter transmembrane domain-containing protein: protein MERSIFSFIWKYSKRDQIYLLLFTLFTFPFLYATLELPKRIINDAIGAELSTIDVFGYAFTQVQFLLILCFAYLAAVLVHGLLKMRLNTMKGVLSERMLRRFRYQLVNRMMRFPRSYYQNTSQGELVSMVTSEAEPMGGLMGDAVAQPVFQAGQMLIIVVFLFLQSVWFGLAGVALIPLQAWIIPMLQRQINQLNKERIIEVRHLAAEIGETAAGITDLRTNGGWRYRLAWFTDRLGRLFDIRFRIYQKKFFMKFLNNFITQLTPFFFYAVGGYLAIKGDITVGALVAALAAYKDLSSPWKELLAYYNQTQDMALRWEVVTDRFAPDGMMDASMLEGTPEEIPHLRGDVVLSNVSVRNASGDMVLNDISLKIPAGSQVAVQVTNQSERTALSEVLTREIVPTRGKVTMAGHDLSQLHQAVVAARIGYAQTQPYLFQGDVGDNLLMPLMTSPKTVLWDPKHSDRSTIEARRSGNSPDSTRADWLDPEIADLNTREDVYKFWFEITEALGTADPIFARMLDARIDPEKHADLVARVVGLRDEVHERLREEKLDAAVHRFDPDRFNPAVPLGGNLIFAAPRRDISQAELVAEGGFLAMVMDQGLGEKAIAISQTIVETLHQTFGMDGTDHPLFTALGLEEREYERLVDIAMRRAERGDEALSSEEFALLMTVPFALTAEQIGPAFPESFKEEIVRIRNSKGSALREQTADLFVPVSPEIYLPRLTLLENLLYGRISAMAGLQADLVRDVVADVLVKHDLKQMVSQTLFDVHTAIGGTNFPAVFQQRAAYGRALIKRPDVLILNQSMTGQDKEARALMRNRISALLPETTQIYIEDNFTDAQDFDLHVEISNGRIDGIERTDKLEQEGEAASDLRRKLRVIRKNDLFASLNGRNQRLLAFAAQWYKADEGHKIFSAGQPPDAAYLCLSGKAELGAVDEDGIFHHVSDVEPGRLIGDLSIILDEPRQLDLNATEEVTFLRIGAEQFMSVIESDKDVLLSLLRTVSGHLNGAAEILIAAGIELPRDIGPPPPPVVKPSQVPNE from the coding sequence ATGGAACGCAGCATCTTTTCGTTTATCTGGAAGTATTCGAAGCGCGACCAGATCTACCTGTTGTTGTTCACGCTTTTTACATTCCCGTTCCTCTACGCGACGCTTGAACTTCCCAAACGTATTATCAACGACGCCATCGGTGCCGAGCTGAGCACGATCGACGTCTTCGGCTATGCATTCACGCAAGTGCAGTTTCTGCTGATCCTTTGTTTCGCCTATCTTGCCGCTGTGCTGGTGCACGGATTGCTGAAAATGCGGTTGAATACCATGAAAGGTGTGCTGTCGGAGCGGATGCTCCGCCGCTTCCGCTACCAGTTGGTCAACCGGATGATGCGCTTTCCGCGCAGCTATTATCAAAATACGTCGCAGGGCGAGCTGGTCAGCATGGTCACTTCAGAGGCCGAGCCTATGGGCGGGTTGATGGGAGACGCGGTGGCGCAGCCGGTTTTTCAGGCAGGCCAGATGTTGATCATTGTAGTGTTTTTGTTCCTGCAGTCGGTCTGGTTCGGGTTGGCGGGGGTCGCACTGATCCCGTTGCAGGCATGGATCATCCCAATGCTGCAACGCCAGATCAACCAGTTGAACAAGGAGCGGATTATCGAGGTGCGCCACCTGGCAGCCGAGATTGGCGAAACCGCAGCAGGCATCACGGACCTGCGCACAAATGGCGGATGGCGGTATCGGCTGGCATGGTTCACCGACCGGCTGGGGCGGCTTTTTGATATCCGTTTCCGGATCTACCAGAAAAAGTTCTTTATGAAGTTTCTCAACAACTTCATCACCCAGCTAACGCCGTTCTTCTTCTACGCCGTTGGTGGCTACCTTGCGATCAAAGGCGACATCACGGTCGGGGCGCTCGTTGCTGCCCTTGCGGCGTACAAGGACCTGAGCAGTCCGTGGAAAGAACTGCTCGCCTATTATAACCAGACGCAGGACATGGCGTTGCGTTGGGAAGTGGTAACAGACCGATTTGCCCCCGACGGGATGATGGATGCGTCCATGCTTGAAGGCACACCAGAGGAAATACCGCATCTGCGCGGTGATGTGGTTCTGTCAAACGTGTCTGTGCGTAATGCCAGCGGTGACATGGTGCTGAACGACATTTCACTCAAAATACCGGCAGGCAGTCAGGTTGCGGTGCAGGTCACCAACCAGTCAGAGCGGACCGCGCTTTCAGAGGTATTGACCCGTGAGATCGTACCGACACGCGGTAAGGTGACCATGGCTGGGCATGACCTATCCCAATTGCATCAGGCGGTCGTCGCCGCGCGGATCGGGTATGCGCAAACACAGCCCTACCTGTTTCAGGGCGATGTAGGTGACAATCTGTTGATGCCGCTGATGACCAGCCCGAAGACGGTCCTGTGGGATCCCAAGCACAGCGACAGGTCCACCATTGAAGCGCGCCGCAGTGGCAACAGCCCTGACAGCACCCGCGCCGACTGGCTTGATCCTGAAATCGCTGATCTGAACACGCGGGAAGACGTCTATAAATTCTGGTTCGAGATTACCGAAGCGCTTGGAACGGCGGACCCGATTTTTGCGCGGATGCTCGACGCACGTATCGACCCCGAAAAACACGCTGATCTGGTCGCGCGTGTGGTCGGCCTGCGTGATGAGGTGCACGAGCGTTTGCGCGAGGAAAAGCTGGACGCCGCTGTGCACCGCTTTGACCCTGACCGCTTTAACCCCGCCGTGCCTTTGGGCGGTAACCTGATATTCGCCGCCCCTCGCCGTGATATCTCTCAAGCGGAACTCGTCGCAGAGGGCGGGTTTCTGGCGATGGTAATGGATCAGGGGTTAGGCGAGAAAGCGATCGCGATCTCCCAGACCATTGTCGAGACGTTGCACCAGACCTTTGGGATGGACGGCACAGACCACCCGCTGTTCACAGCGTTGGGCCTGGAAGAGAGAGAATACGAACGACTGGTTGATATTGCGATGCGCCGCGCCGAGCGAGGGGACGAGGCGCTGTCATCGGAAGAATTCGCGCTGCTGATGACGGTGCCTTTCGCGTTGACAGCAGAACAAATTGGACCTGCCTTTCCGGAAAGCTTCAAAGAAGAGATTGTGCGCATCCGCAACAGCAAAGGTTCTGCCTTGCGCGAACAGACAGCCGATCTCTTTGTGCCGGTTTCACCCGAAATCTATTTGCCGCGACTGACACTGCTGGAAAACCTGCTCTATGGTCGTATTTCTGCAATGGCGGGTCTACAGGCCGATCTGGTGCGGGATGTAGTGGCGGATGTGCTGGTCAAGCATGACCTTAAACAGATGGTTTCGCAGACCCTGTTCGATGTGCACACCGCGATCGGCGGTACTAATTTCCCTGCCGTGTTCCAGCAGCGGGCAGCTTATGGTCGGGCCCTTATCAAGCGCCCAGATGTGTTGATTTTGAACCAATCCATGACTGGACAGGACAAAGAAGCACGCGCCTTGATGCGCAACCGGATCAGCGCGCTTTTGCCAGAAACCACACAAATCTATATCGAAGACAACTTCACTGATGCGCAGGATTTCGACCTGCATGTCGAGATAAGCAACGGCAGGATCGACGGGATCGAGCGCACAGACAAGCTTGAGCAGGAAGGCGAAGCCGCAAGCGATCTGCGCCGCAAACTTCGGGTCATTCGCAAGAACGACCTGTTCGCGTCTCTGAACGGTCGTAACCAGCGTCTGCTCGCCTTCGCCGCGCAGTGGTACAAAGCCGACGAGGGGCACAAGATTTTCTCCGCAGGCCAACCGCCTGATGCGGCATACCTTTGCCTGTCCGGTAAAGCTGAGTTGGGGGCCGTCGATGAAGATGGCATCTTCCATCACGTATCGGACGTAGAACCGGGCCGTTTGATCGGTGATCTTTCGATTATTCTCGACGAGCCGCGACAGCTTGACCTTAACGCAACCGAAGAGGTGACGTTCCTGCGCATCGGAGCGGAGCAGTTTATGTCGGTGATCGAGAGCGACAAGGACGTACTGCTGAGTTTGCTGCGCACCGTCTCGGGACACCTGAACGGGGCTGCGGAGATTTTGATCGCGGCAGGGATCGAGCTGCCCCGCGACATCGGCCCGCCGCCGCCACCGGTGGTAAAGCCCAGTCAGGTGCCAAACGAATGA